The stretch of DNA ATGAACGACAAAGCGTCCCCAACCGCCGCGGCCTGGACGGCAACACTGTATGTCCCCGGCATGGGCAGCGACCACTGCGCCGGCATCGTTTCCACCTCACTCAAGCGCGTGGACGGCGTGAGCGATGTGCGCACCAATATCGCGGCGCACCGTGTCGAGGTTCGCTTTGACATCGCGCGTGTCGACAAGGACGCCTTGCGAGCTGCGGTCGAGCGGGCGGGCTACGACGTCGATCGTGTGGATGCGGAAGATGGAGAAGCCGGCCGCGAGATTCGCTTAACCGTGCCAGGCATGGGCAGCGATCACTGTGCCGGTATCGTTTCGGAATCCATTCACCGGCTCTCGGGCATCAGCGAAATCGGCACAAATATCGCCAATCATCGCGTAACCGTTCGCTTCGATCCCGCACAAGCAAGTGCTGATACGATCAGAAACGCAGTTGAACGCGCGGGCTACGATGTCGCCGGCGTTGAAACGGTTGCAACAGCGACACCGTCTGCCGGAGAAGAAGCCGAGGAACGTTATCTTATCCAGGCATGGAAACGGCTGTGGATCGCCGCGGTTCCGACCACCCTGATCATGGTGCTAATGGCAGTCCACATGTTCTGGGTTCCGGTCCCGGGATATCTCGCCATCGTCGCAGTGCTCGCTTTTCCGGTGGTGTTCACTTACGGCGGTGTGGCCACTCACCGTTCGGCCTGGCGTTCGCTGACCAACCGCACGGCCAACATGGACGTGCTGATCTCAATGGGCAGCCTGCCACCCTATCTGATCGGTCTCGTCGGCTTCGTCTATCCGATGACCTCGTTCATCGAGATGGCCGCGACAATCATGACTTTCCACCTATTGGGCCGCTACCTCGAAACCCGGGCCAAGGGTCGGGCCTCCCAGGCGATCAAGCGGCTCATTACGATGGGCGCCAAGACGGCTGCTGTTCTACGCGCCGGCCAGGAAGTGGAGGTGCCTGTCGCGGAGTTGCAGGTCGGTGACATCATGGTGGTGCGTCCCGGCGCCAAGGTACCGACCGACGGGGAGATCATCGAGGGCAACAGCCATCTCGACGAGTCCATTGCCACCGGCGAATCCGTCCCCATCGAAAAGGGCCCGGGCGACCCAGTGATCGGCGCCACCATTAACAAGGAGGGCATGCTCAAGGTTCGCGCCGCCAAGGTGGGCGCAGATACATTCCTCTCGCAGGTAATCCGGCTCGTCGAAGAGGCACAGGGCTCCAAAGTCCCCATCCAGGAGTTCGCCGACCGCGTCACGGCGCGGTTCGTGCCGGCGGTGATCCTGATCAGCCTGGCGAGTCTCGTAATCTGGCTGCTGTTCGCGGAAGAGCTTCGGCCGATCCTAGCCTGGGGCGCCGGCTTCCTACCGTGGGTGGATCCGACCCTTGCACCGCTCATGGTCGCCATTTTGTCCGCCGTCGCGGTGCTGGTCATTGCCTGTCCCTGTGCGCTGGGGCTCGCCACACCGACTGCGATCATGGTCGGTTCCGGTCTGGGAGCGGAGCGCGGCATCCTGATCCGTTCGGGTGAAGCCATCCAAACACTGAAGGACGTCAAGGTCGTCGTTCTCGACAAGACCGGGACAATCACCGAAGGGCGCCCATCGCTGACCGACGTGATCGCGGCCGAGGGGTTCGATGAAAAAACGGTCCTTCGGGGGGCGGCGTCCGTCGAAGCCGGGTCGGAACATCCGCTGGGCCAGGCGATCGTTTCCGGTGCCAGGGAGCGCGGCCTGGATGTCCCTGCCGTCGAAGGCTTCAAGGCAATTACGGCGCGCGGCGTCGAGGGGCGGGCTGCTGGGCGCCTCGTCAGAGTGGGAAGCCGTCGGCTCCTCAACGAATCGGGCATCGAGCTTGGCTCGCTCGACGAAGCGCTGACGAGCCTCGAAACCGAAGGCAAGACGGCGATGCTGGTTGCCATCGAGGATCGGGCCGCGGGCATCGTCGCCGTCGCGGACACTATCAAGGCCGATTCGAAGGCCGCTATCGCCTCCCTGCACGAGATGGGTATCCTGGTTGCGATGGTGACGGGCGACAATGAACGCACGGCAAAGTTCGTGGCCTCGCAGGTCGGCATTGACGAGGTCATGGCGGGCGTGCTGCCGGAGGGCAAGGTCGAGGCCATCCGCGCGCTTCAACAGAAGCACGGCAACCACGTAGCGATGGTGGGCGACGGCATCAACGACGCACCGGCGCTCAAGCAGGCGAACGTCGGGATCGCGATCGGCGCAGGCGCGGACGTGGCCATCGAGGCCGCCGACGTCACGCTGGTCAAGGGAGAGCTGACAAAAGCTGTCGAGGCGATCCGCCTATCCAGGGCAACATTCGGAAAAATTCTCCAAAACCTGTTCTGGGCCTGGTTCTACAACGTCGCCGCGATCCCGGTCGCCGCCCTCGGTCTCCTCCACCCGATGGTGGGCGTTATTGCCATGACCGCGAGCTCGCTCTCCGTGATCGGTAATTCACTGCTGTTGAAGCGCGCGCGGATCGAGGTGCACAAGCCGTGACTGACAATCATTCGACGAAGCAAATCGAAGGTCCCAGGCGCTCGTTCTGGAATACGCCGGCCGGCTTCGCGCTCTGCGTCTTCCTAGCAATCGGTGGCGTGTTCATATGGCTGGAGCATCGCGCCCACATTCTGGGGGAATTGCCGCTGTTGCTACTCCTGATCATCTGCGTCGGCATGCATTTCTTCATGCATCGCGGTCACGGTGGCCACCGCGGAGGGGGCGCAGGTCGAGATGAACGGTGACGTGCCCGCTTACGGTCTGTGGTTCCTGGTCGTCATCAACGCGGCGATCTTCATTCTATTCGCGTTCAGCTTTTTCAGGCCACGGACCGCACACGACTGGCGCTCTCTGGGGGCATTTTCAGCCTTCATCGTCGCGTTGTTCGCCGAAATGTACGGGTTTCCGCTGACGCTCTACCTGCTCGCTGGCTGGCTCGGCAATCGATTCCCTGCGCTCGATCCGATGTCTCACGACGCCGGGCACCTCTGGCCGGCGTTGTTCGGTTGGTCGATGGACCCGCACTGGAGCCCATTCCATTTGCTGAGCTTCGTGTTCATCGGGGGCGGCTTCATCCTGATCGCCAAGGCCTGGCGTGTCCTTCACGACGCGCAACGGGAGGGAAAATTGGCCACGACCGGGCCCTATGCCCGGGTCCGACACCCCCAATACGTCGGCTTCGCCCTCATCATGATCGGATTCTTCCTGCAGTGGCCAACGCTGGTGACCGGACTGATGCTGCCGATCCTGCTCGTGATGTACTGGCGCCTCGCCCGGCGCGAGGAACGCGAGGTCGAGGCGGCCTTCGGCGATGCGTATCCCACCTATGCCCGTCGCGTTCCGGCGTTTTTCCCATCCCTAGTCTTGGCGTCGAAAGAGCGTGCTGCATGAAGCCGAGGCACGGCTTGAAACACAACTGTAAAAGGGGAACGGATCATGAGACTGACAGCGCTAACTACCTTCCTCATCACGGGATTTCTGCTGGTCGCTGTAGCGGCCACCGCGCATGCGCAGGCAACAGATCAAGGGCCCCACGCACATCATCCGGAGGAAACCCGGACCACGCCCGAAGCGCAGGCACCCGGCACAGCAGCGGCTCCGCCTGCCGCAATGAATCAGGGCAATCCGGGCATGGTGCACATGATGTCGGGTGCCGGTTCCGCCTCTCCTTTGGCCATGATGGGAAATCATGGCGTGATTTACGGCATGCCGGAGGCCCGGGAAGAGGTGACGCCCCAGCGTGTGCGCGCCTTTCCGGAGAGGTATCTGGCCTGGCACGACAATCCGCGCCTGAGGTTGGGCAAAATCTCGAAAGCCGAGGATGGCAGCATCACAGCCAAGATCGTCACCATCGACGGCTCGTTGGTGCAGAAGTTCGCCTTCAACCGCTACCCTGGCCTGTTCCGGCAGGTCCAGTGACCCGCCGCGGCGAGCGTCAGCGGGGCGTCCGAGCATGAGTGCCCGACTGTCTTTCCTCGGTGCAGTCGGCACCGTCACGGGTTCGAAATACCTGCTCGAGTATGACGGTGCGCGTATCTTGATCGATTGCGGGCTCTTTCAGGGGTTCAAGCAGCTCCGCTTGCGCAATTGGGCGCCCCTCCCGACTGATCCGCAACGTATTGACGCCGTGGTTTTGACCCACGCCCATCTCGATCATTCAGGCTATCTGCCGCTCCTGGTCCGAAAGGGGTTCGCGGGTCAGGTCGTCTGCACTGAGGCCACGCGGGATCTTTGCGAGATCCTGCTCCCCGATAGTGGTTACCTGCAGGAGAAGGATGCCGAGTTCGCCAACCGACATGGCTTCTCGAAGCACCGCCCTGCGCTGCCACTCTACACGAAGGCCGACGCCGACGCCTGTATGGATCGCTTCGCGACGGTCGCTTTTGGCAACGAGACGAAAATCGCCGACAAGTTCTCCGTCCGTTTCTTGCCTGCCGGCCACATTCTCGGCGCGGCCATTGTGGAAGTTCGTTTTGCCGGGCGGACCCTCGTCTTCTCCGGCGATTTGGGGCGACCCAATAGCGCCACAACGGTCGATCCCACGCCTGTCGCTCATGCCGATTACCTGGTCGTCGAATCGACTTACGGCGATCGGCGTCATGAGACGCAGGACGCAGAGGAGGTGCTTGCCGAGGTCATCAACCATACGGCCGCGCGGGGCGGCACCGTCCTCATCCCAGCGTTCGCGGTCGGTCGAGCCCAGTCGCTTCTCTTCCACCTCCAGCGCCTGAAGGCGAATAAGCGCATCCCCGACTTGCCCATATTCCTCGACAGTCCGATGGCGATCGATGCGAGTGAGGTGTTCTGCAAGCATATCGAGGCACACCGGCTGACCACCGAGCAATGCCGAAAGGCTTGCAGTATTGCCCGCTACGTGCGCGAACCGGAGGAATCCAAGTCGCTCGACCGCGAGATTATGCCAAAGATCATCATCTCGGCGAGCGGTATGGCGACCGGTGGGCGAGTCCTTCACCACCTGAAGCATTTCGCGCCGGACCGCCGCAATACCATTCTTTTCACGGGCTTCCAGGCGGGCGGGACGCGTGGTGCCGCCATGACAGCCGGTGCAGAGAGTGTAAAGATTCATGGCAGCTACATCCCGATACGGGCAGAGGTCGCCAACCTGCAAATGTTGTCGGCACACGCCGACGCGGACGAGATCATGACGTGGCTGGGACACTTCGCCGATCCACCACGCACGACCTTCGTGACACATGGCGAGCCGGCCGCCTCGGATGCTCTGCGCCACCGGATCGCGGAAGAACTCGGATGGCCTTGCACGGTGCCGGACTACCGCGATGAAACCGAGCTGACATGACGGCGAAGCCACCACCGAACGCTGCGCTCAACCGGTCGGCCCCGAACACCCTACGCGCACGGCGCCTCGGGATCGACACGCAATACGAGGCGGTCGTGTTCATGCGCGAGGACTGCCCCATCTGCCGGTCCGAAGGATTTGCGGCCCAGGCGCGGGTTCGGCTGACGCACGGTGAGCAGTCGGTCATTGCGACCCTGTATCACGTCAGCGGGGACTTGCTCAGGCACGACGAGGCCGGCCTGTCGGAGTCGGCCTGGCACCGTCTGGGACTCGTCGACGGCGAGCTGATTTCCGTGAGTCACCCGCGCCCGCTCGACTCTCTGAGCAAGGTTCGCGCGAAGGTCTATGGGGAGCCCTTTGACGCAATCGCACTCGAGGAAGTTGTCACCGATATCGTCGCCGGCAGGTACTCGGACATTTATTTGTCCTCGTTCATTACCGCTTGTTCCGCAAGACCCCTCGACCATGACGAGACGGTCGCGTTGACGAGAGCGATGGCGGATGCTGGCGAACGCCTAGATTGGGACACCACGCCTATCGTCGACAAGCACTGCGTCGGCGGCCTTCCAGGAAACCGAACCACGCCGATCGTCGTTGCCATTGCGGCTGCTTGTGGCCTCACCATGCCGAAAACATCATCCCGGGCGATCACGTCGCCGGCGGGAACGGCGGACGCCATGGAAACCCTGGCTCCGGTCGATCTCGACATCCCTGCCATGAGGAATGTCGTAGAACGCGAGGGCGGCTGCGTGATCTGGGGCGGAGCGGTGCGCCTGAGCCCCGCGGACGACACGCTAATCCGTGTCGAGCGCGCCCTCGATCTCGATAGTGGAGGTCAACTTGT from Alphaproteobacteria bacterium encodes:
- a CDS encoding heavy metal translocating P-type ATPase, yielding MNDKASPTAAAWTATLYVPGMGSDHCAGIVSTSLKRVDGVSDVRTNIAAHRVEVRFDIARVDKDALRAAVERAGYDVDRVDAEDGEAGREIRLTVPGMGSDHCAGIVSESIHRLSGISEIGTNIANHRVTVRFDPAQASADTIRNAVERAGYDVAGVETVATATPSAGEEAEERYLIQAWKRLWIAAVPTTLIMVLMAVHMFWVPVPGYLAIVAVLAFPVVFTYGGVATHRSAWRSLTNRTANMDVLISMGSLPPYLIGLVGFVYPMTSFIEMAATIMTFHLLGRYLETRAKGRASQAIKRLITMGAKTAAVLRAGQEVEVPVAELQVGDIMVVRPGAKVPTDGEIIEGNSHLDESIATGESVPIEKGPGDPVIGATINKEGMLKVRAAKVGADTFLSQVIRLVEEAQGSKVPIQEFADRVTARFVPAVILISLASLVIWLLFAEELRPILAWGAGFLPWVDPTLAPLMVAILSAVAVLVIACPCALGLATPTAIMVGSGLGAERGILIRSGEAIQTLKDVKVVVLDKTGTITEGRPSLTDVIAAEGFDEKTVLRGAASVEAGSEHPLGQAIVSGARERGLDVPAVEGFKAITARGVEGRAAGRLVRVGSRRLLNESGIELGSLDEALTSLETEGKTAMLVAIEDRAAGIVAVADTIKADSKAAIASLHEMGILVAMVTGDNERTAKFVASQVGIDEVMAGVLPEGKVEAIRALQQKHGNHVAMVGDGINDAPALKQANVGIAIGAGADVAIEAADVTLVKGELTKAVEAIRLSRATFGKILQNLFWAWFYNVAAIPVAALGLLHPMVGVIAMTASSLSVIGNSLLLKRARIEVHKP
- a CDS encoding DUF2933 domain-containing protein gives rise to the protein MTDNHSTKQIEGPRRSFWNTPAGFALCVFLAIGGVFIWLEHRAHILGELPLLLLLIICVGMHFFMHRGHGGHRGGGAGRDER
- a CDS encoding isoprenylcysteine carboxylmethyltransferase family protein, yielding MNGDVPAYGLWFLVVINAAIFILFAFSFFRPRTAHDWRSLGAFSAFIVALFAEMYGFPLTLYLLAGWLGNRFPALDPMSHDAGHLWPALFGWSMDPHWSPFHLLSFVFIGGGFILIAKAWRVLHDAQREGKLATTGPYARVRHPQYVGFALIMIGFFLQWPTLVTGLMLPILLVMYWRLARREEREVEAAFGDAYPTYARRVPAFFPSLVLASKERAA
- a CDS encoding MBL fold metallo-hydrolase, coding for MSARLSFLGAVGTVTGSKYLLEYDGARILIDCGLFQGFKQLRLRNWAPLPTDPQRIDAVVLTHAHLDHSGYLPLLVRKGFAGQVVCTEATRDLCEILLPDSGYLQEKDAEFANRHGFSKHRPALPLYTKADADACMDRFATVAFGNETKIADKFSVRFLPAGHILGAAIVEVRFAGRTLVFSGDLGRPNSATTVDPTPVAHADYLVVESTYGDRRHETQDAEEVLAEVINHTAARGGTVLIPAFAVGRAQSLLFHLQRLKANKRIPDLPIFLDSPMAIDASEVFCKHIEAHRLTTEQCRKACSIARYVREPEESKSLDREIMPKIIISASGMATGGRVLHHLKHFAPDRRNTILFTGFQAGGTRGAAMTAGAESVKIHGSYIPIRAEVANLQMLSAHADADEIMTWLGHFADPPRTTFVTHGEPAASDALRHRIAEELGWPCTVPDYRDETELT
- a CDS encoding thymidine phosphorylase family protein, whose product is MTAKPPPNAALNRSAPNTLRARRLGIDTQYEAVVFMREDCPICRSEGFAAQARVRLTHGEQSVIATLYHVSGDLLRHDEAGLSESAWHRLGLVDGELISVSHPRPLDSLSKVRAKVYGEPFDAIALEEVVTDIVAGRYSDIYLSSFITACSARPLDHDETVALTRAMADAGERLDWDTTPIVDKHCVGGLPGNRTTPIVVAIAAACGLTMPKTSSRAITSPAGTADAMETLAPVDLDIPAMRNVVEREGGCVIWGGAVRLSPADDTLIRVERALDLDSGGQLVASVLSKKIAAGSTHLILDLPVGPTAKVRSDAAASALAQSLTKVSQAFGIAARILVTDGRQPVGRGIGPALEAEDVLAVLQGSPQAPGDLRSRAVALAGALLELAGMAAPETGEEMAIQVLQDGRAWTKFQRICDAQGGMRTPPQAPHRRPVVATRQGRVLAIDNRRLARVAKLAGAPEDKAAGVEIHVRLGATVDAGEPLYTVHAETPGELAYSLGYVEANDDIIDLVET